One segment of Thermodesulfovibrio sp. 3907-1M DNA contains the following:
- the lpxC gene encoding UDP-3-O-acyl-N-acetylglucosamine deacetylase has product MPFQKTIRSEIALSGVGIHTGKRINIRLIPAQRDTGIIFYRTDKGLSIKAKLPFVIDTSLATTIGIDGIKVRTVEHLLATLHVFGITNVIIEIDGSEIPVMDGSAIDFAKIIMKTGTSKQGKTIPILKITKPCIYEESRSRIVAKPHKGFRITYKIFYEHPLILEQSLSIEINEQNFLKEIAPARTFGFLKDIQYLLQNGFARGGSLENALVLDEKGVVGGKLRFKDEFVRHKILDAIGDLSLLGFPLQGHFIIEKGGHTAHINFLKHLIESGCYELEEEPYFNFQLSAQAV; this is encoded by the coding sequence ATGCCTTTTCAGAAAACTATAAGATCAGAAATTGCACTGTCCGGTGTGGGAATACACACAGGTAAAAGAATTAATATAAGACTTATTCCTGCCCAGAGGGATACGGGTATAATCTTTTATAGAACAGATAAAGGATTGTCAATTAAGGCAAAACTTCCTTTTGTTATTGATACATCTCTTGCAACAACAATAGGGATTGATGGAATAAAAGTTAGAACAGTTGAACATCTTCTTGCTACTTTGCATGTTTTTGGAATAACAAATGTCATTATTGAAATAGACGGTTCAGAAATCCCTGTGATGGATGGAAGTGCTATTGATTTTGCAAAAATTATTATGAAAACAGGAACTTCAAAACAGGGTAAAACAATACCTATATTAAAAATAACAAAGCCATGTATTTACGAAGAATCACGTTCACGAATTGTTGCCAAACCACACAAAGGCTTTAGGATAACCTATAAAATTTTTTATGAACATCCCTTAATTTTAGAACAATCTCTATCAATTGAAATCAATGAACAAAACTTTCTTAAAGAAATCGCACCTGCGAGGACTTTCGGATTTTTAAAGGACATACAGTATCTTCTTCAAAACGGTTTTGCTCGTGGAGGTTCATTGGAAAATGCTCTTGTTCTTGACGAAAAAGGAGTTGTAGGAGGAAAACTCAGATTCAAAGATGAATTTGTAAGACATAAAATCCTTGATGCAATCGGTGATTTATCTTTATTGGGTTTCCCTCTGCAGGGACACTTTATAATTGAAAAGGGCGGGCATACTGCTCATATAAACTTCTTAAAACATCTTATTGAATCAGGCTGTTACGAATTAGAAGAAGAACCTTACTTTAATTTTCAACTATCAGCACAGGCTGTTTAA
- the opp4C gene encoding oligopeptide ABC transporter permease, with protein MFKLILKRVLRNKLAVVGLVFILFVFFIAIFASYFAPYDPYKINVYHVLEPPSKQHPFGTDELGRDVFSRIIYGARVSLRVGFLAMGIAVFTGTILGAIAGYYGGWIDSLIMRVVDVMLAFPTLFLILAVVAVLEPSIYIIMLVIGLTGWMDVARLVRAEVLSLKEREFVLAARAIGASSGRIIFKHILPNAIYPVIVAATFSVGGAILIESGLSFLGLGIQPPEPSWGGILSVGKDYITVAWWMSLFPGLAIFLTVLSFNLLGEALRDALDPKHWTED; from the coding sequence ATGTTTAAGCTTATACTGAAAAGAGTTTTAAGAAATAAACTGGCAGTTGTAGGTTTGGTATTTATTCTTTTTGTATTTTTTATTGCAATTTTTGCTTCTTATTTTGCTCCATATGATCCATACAAAATTAATGTTTATCATGTTCTTGAACCACCATCAAAGCAGCATCCCTTTGGCACTGATGAGCTTGGACGGGATGTTTTCTCAAGAATAATTTACGGTGCAAGGGTGTCTCTTAGAGTAGGATTTCTTGCAATGGGAATTGCTGTTTTTACTGGAACAATACTCGGTGCAATTGCAGGATATTACGGAGGATGGATTGATTCGTTGATAATGAGAGTTGTTGATGTGATGCTTGCTTTTCCAACATTGTTTTTAATTCTGGCTGTTGTTGCTGTGCTTGAGCCAAGCATTTACATAATTATGTTAGTAATAGGGCTTACAGGATGGATGGATGTGGCAAGACTTGTGAGAGCAGAGGTTTTATCATTGAAGGAAAGAGAGTTTGTTCTTGCTGCAAGAGCAATTGGTGCAAGTTCTGGTAGAATCATTTTTAAGCATATTCTTCCTAATGCAATTTATCCTGTTATAGTTGCCGCAACGTTTTCTGTTGGCGGAGCTATATTAATTGAGAGTGGATTAAGCTTTCTTGGACTTGGAATCCAGCCGCCTGAGCCAAGCTGGGGAGGAATTTTAAGCGTTGGTAAAGACTACATTACTGTTGCATGGTGGATGAGTCTATTTCCTGGTTTAGCCATATTTTTAACAGTGTTGTCCTTTAATCTTCTTGGTGAAGCATTAAGAGATGCTCTTGATCCGAAGCACTGGACTGAGGATTAA
- a CDS encoding ABC transporter permease, translated as MLSYILKRFFLMIPILFGITLICFIVINLAPGSPASFTEELSPKASPEAMESLKKLYGLDKPLHERYLNWLRMVITLDLGKSFVDGRPVKEKIKERLPITVTLNLLSLLLILVVSIPIGVFSALKPGSVFDRVLTVFVFTGFSVPTFWIALLAMIVFGVNLGWLPISGIQSIGAETMPFHERVVDWIKHLILPVTIMSFAGLAGMSRYTRSSMLEVLRQDFIRTARAKGLPERVVIVRHALRNALLPVVTLLGLAIPGLIGGSVIFESIFSIPGMGQLFYSSAMARDYPTIMGILLFGALLTLIGNLLADIAYFVVDPRIRVKRDV; from the coding sequence ATGCTTTCTTACATACTCAAGCGATTTTTTCTGATGATTCCAATTCTTTTTGGTATCACTCTTATATGTTTTATTGTGATAAATCTTGCACCGGGTTCACCTGCAAGCTTTACTGAAGAGCTCTCACCAAAGGCATCTCCTGAAGCAATGGAGTCTTTAAAAAAGCTTTACGGACTTGACAAACCCCTTCACGAAAGATATTTAAACTGGCTGAGGATGGTTATTACACTGGATTTGGGAAAGAGTTTTGTTGATGGAAGGCCTGTTAAAGAAAAAATAAAAGAGAGACTTCCAATCACTGTGACTCTTAATCTGCTTTCCCTTCTTCTTATTCTTGTTGTCTCTATTCCAATTGGAGTTTTTTCAGCTTTGAAACCAGGAAGTGTCTTTGACAGAGTTCTTACAGTTTTTGTTTTTACAGGCTTTTCTGTTCCAACTTTCTGGATTGCTTTGCTTGCCATGATTGTTTTTGGCGTAAATCTTGGATGGCTTCCCATTTCCGGAATTCAGAGTATTGGAGCTGAAACAATGCCTTTTCATGAAAGAGTAGTTGACTGGATAAAACATCTTATTTTGCCAGTTACAATTATGTCCTTTGCAGGACTTGCTGGAATGTCCAGATATACCCGTTCAAGTATGCTTGAGGTTCTGAGACAGGATTTTATAAGGACAGCAAGAGCAAAGGGATTGCCTGAAAGAGTTGTTATTGTCAGACATGCCTTAAGGAATGCTTTGCTGCCAGTTGTAACGCTTTTAGGACTTGCAATTCCAGGACTTATCGGTGGAAGCGTGATATTTGAAAGTATTTTTTCCATTCCAGGAATGGGACAGCTTTTTTATTCTTCTGCCATGGCAAGGGATTATCCAACAATAATGGGAATATTGCTGTTCGGTGCATTATTGACATTGATTGGCAATCTTCTCGCAGACATTGCATATTTTGTTGTTGACCCAAGAATAAGGGTAAAACGGGATGTTTAA
- a CDS encoding 4Fe-4S binding protein: protein MIKRQIVQIDEDKCDGCGVCVNACEEGAIQIVNGKAKLVNEIYCDGLGACIGSCPKGAITIVQREAKPFDEEATKKHLELLRKVEAPVCECLTFAKNHKLNNWPIQLKLVSVNAPFLKGADLVIAADCTAFSYSGFHENLLKNRKLLIACPKLDDASLYIEKLAEVFRLNDIKSLTVLRMIVPCCGGLSWIVKEAMKRAQVEVPMEEKIVDIDGVLRISK from the coding sequence ATGATTAAGAGGCAAATTGTTCAAATTGATGAGGATAAATGCGATGGATGCGGAGTTTGTGTTAATGCCTGTGAAGAAGGTGCTATTCAGATTGTTAATGGAAAGGCAAAGTTAGTTAATGAAATTTACTGTGATGGATTAGGTGCTTGCATTGGAAGTTGTCCAAAGGGTGCTATAACAATTGTGCAGAGAGAGGCAAAGCCTTTTGATGAAGAGGCAACCAAAAAGCATCTTGAATTGCTAAGGAAAGTTGAAGCACCTGTTTGCGAGTGCTTGACATTTGCTAAAAATCATAAATTGAACAACTGGCCCATTCAATTGAAGCTTGTCTCTGTGAATGCTCCTTTTTTAAAGGGAGCTGATCTTGTCATTGCTGCAGACTGCACGGCTTTTTCATACAGTGGATTTCACGAAAATTTATTGAAAAACAGAAAGTTGCTTATTGCATGTCCCAAGCTTGATGATGCCAGTTTATATATTGAAAAACTTGCAGAGGTTTTCAGGCTCAATGATATTAAATCCTTAACTGTTTTAAGAATGATAGTTCCATGTTGTGGAGGATTAAGCTGGATTGTAAAGGAGGCAATGAAAAGGGCTCAGGTAGAAGTTCCAATGGAAGAGAAAATAGTGGACATAGATGGGGTTTTAAGGATTTCCAAATAA
- a CDS encoding methyltransferase produces the protein MQYTIDSIGSIKICQPEEGYRFSVDALILAHFVNLKRVYKIADVGAGTGIIGIILAKRYPEAYVTMIEIQEELAVLARISSKLNNVEDRVRILCSDAKEFHDSGYDLVISNPPFRRPGTGKMSPMEKRAMARHELSLTVKDISQLSQRVLKHRGRLYMIHLPERLTEIIKIMGNYSLEVKRLRFVHSKIKAEAKMVLIEAVKGGKVALKVEPPLFIYREDGKYTEEMELIYKL, from the coding sequence ATGCAATACACAATTGACTCTATAGGAAGTATAAAAATCTGCCAGCCTGAGGAAGGTTATCGTTTCAGCGTAGACGCTCTGATTCTTGCTCATTTTGTTAATTTAAAAAGAGTATACAAAATTGCAGACGTTGGTGCAGGAACCGGAATCATTGGAATTATTCTAGCAAAAAGATATCCAGAAGCTTATGTTACAATGATAGAAATTCAGGAAGAGCTTGCAGTGCTTGCTCGTATAAGTTCTAAATTAAACAATGTTGAAGATAGAGTCAGAATACTATGTTCTGATGCAAAAGAATTTCATGACTCCGGTTATGATCTCGTAATTTCCAATCCCCCATTCAGAAGACCGGGAACAGGTAAGATGAGTCCTATGGAAAAAAGGGCTATGGCAAGGCATGAATTGAGTCTTACGGTTAAAGACATCTCCCAACTAAGTCAGAGAGTATTAAAACATAGAGGTAGGCTTTATATGATTCATCTGCCCGAAAGACTGACTGAAATTATTAAAATAATGGGGAATTACTCTCTTGAGGTAAAAAGGCTTCGTTTTGTTCATTCAAAAATAAAGGCAGAGGCAAAAATGGTTCTCATAGAGGCAGTCAAAGGAGGTAAGGTGGCTCTTAAAGTAGAGCCTCCACTTTTTATTTACAGAGAAGATGGAAAGTATACAGAGGAGATGGAGTTAATATACAAACTATGA
- a CDS encoding DUF2934 domain-containing protein: MIDREKLEEEIRQVAYELYVKSGCIPGRDLDNWLEAERIVMVKYGFTRQEKEPQTAEAEKEDKPKKRGRRVCKKGSATKKSKGRGKKS; this comes from the coding sequence ATGATTGACAGGGAAAAACTTGAGGAGGAAATAAGACAGGTTGCCTATGAGCTTTATGTTAAAAGCGGATGCATTCCTGGAAGAGACCTTGATAACTGGCTTGAGGCTGAAAGAATTGTTATGGTTAAATACGGATTTACAAGACAAGAAAAAGAGCCTCAGACTGCTGAAGCAGAAAAGGAGGATAAACCTAAAAAAAGAGGCAGAAGAGTTTGTAAGAAAGGCTCTGCAACAAAAAAATCAAAAGGCAGAGGCAAAAAATCATGA
- the amrS gene encoding AmmeMemoRadiSam system radical SAM enzyme, whose protein sequence is MKEALFYEKLEDRKVKCGLCNHHCVISHDARGICGVRENREGVLYSLVYGKIIAYHIDPIEKKPLFHFYPGSVSYSIATVGCNFRCLHCQNYTISQYPKLYKDIPGEDFTPEDVVNEARASGCKSISYTYTEPTIFLEFAYDCMVLAHREGIKNVWVSNGYMSEEALRFVAPYLDAINVDLKGDDDFYKKICGARLEPVMKNIRLLKELRVWVEVTTLIIPDLNDSEEFLRSVARFLASIDPSIPWHVTQFYPTYQLTDKSRTPVETLRKARNIGFEEGLRFVYVGNIPGEGGENTYCPNCKKLLIERFGFFINKINIKQSRCTNCGTAVEGVGLP, encoded by the coding sequence ATGAAGGAAGCTTTATTTTATGAAAAGCTTGAGGACAGAAAGGTAAAATGTGGACTCTGTAATCACCACTGTGTAATTTCTCATGATGCAAGAGGTATCTGCGGAGTTAGGGAAAACAGAGAAGGAGTGCTTTACAGCCTTGTCTATGGAAAAATAATTGCTTACCACATTGATCCGATTGAAAAAAAGCCACTTTTTCACTTTTATCCCGGTTCTGTATCCTACTCAATTGCTACAGTTGGATGCAACTTCCGCTGTCTTCATTGTCAGAACTATACAATCTCACAGTATCCAAAGCTTTACAAAGATATTCCGGGTGAGGATTTTACTCCTGAAGATGTGGTAAATGAGGCAAGAGCAAGCGGCTGTAAGAGTATTTCCTACACCTATACTGAACCAACGATTTTTCTCGAGTTTGCCTATGACTGCATGGTTTTAGCTCATAGGGAAGGAATTAAAAATGTATGGGTAAGCAATGGTTACATGTCAGAGGAAGCTCTGAGATTTGTTGCACCATATCTTGATGCAATAAATGTTGACCTTAAAGGAGATGATGATTTTTACAAAAAAATCTGCGGAGCAAGGCTTGAACCTGTAATGAAAAATATAAGACTTCTTAAAGAACTGAGAGTATGGGTTGAGGTAACAACCTTGATTATTCCTGATTTAAATGATTCAGAAGAATTTTTAAGAAGTGTAGCCCGTTTTCTCGCCTCCATTGATCCTTCCATTCCATGGCATGTAACACAGTTTTATCCAACCTATCAACTTACAGATAAATCAAGAACTCCTGTTGAGACATTAAGAAAAGCGAGGAATATTGGTTTTGAAGAAGGGCTCAGGTTTGTCTATGTCGGTAATATTCCTGGTGAAGGAGGAGAAAACACATACTGCCCTAATTGTAAAAAGCTTCTCATTGAGCGATTTGGATTTTTTATCAATAAAATAAACATAAAACAGTCCCGATGCACAAACTGCGGGACTGCTGTTGAAGGAGTTGGATTGCCATGA
- a CDS encoding adenosine-specific kinase: protein MELKSIKVEIPEGCNIILGQTHFIKTAEDLYEILATHIPHAKFAVAFTEASGPCLIRSEGNDEELRDVCIKNLQNIGAGHVFCILMKDAFPISVLNAIKMCQEVCGIYCATANPLEVVVAETELGRGILGVIDGFSPKGVENEKDRQHRKDFLRKIKYKI from the coding sequence ATGGAACTTAAATCAATAAAAGTTGAGATTCCTGAAGGATGTAACATAATACTTGGGCAGACTCATTTCATAAAAACCGCTGAAGACCTTTATGAGATACTTGCAACCCATATTCCCCATGCAAAGTTTGCAGTTGCCTTTACAGAAGCATCAGGTCCATGTCTTATTCGCTCTGAAGGAAATGATGAAGAATTAAGAGATGTATGCATTAAAAACCTGCAAAACATAGGCGCAGGTCATGTATTCTGCATTCTCATGAAAGATGCTTTCCCTATCAGTGTTTTAAATGCAATAAAGATGTGTCAGGAAGTATGCGGTATTTACTGTGCCACAGCAAATCCTCTTGAGGTAGTGGTTGCAGAAACAGAGCTTGGAAGAGGCATTCTTGGTGTAATTGATGGTTTTTCACCTAAGGGAGTTGAAAACGAAAAAGACCGTCAGCACAGAAAAGATTTTTTGAGAAAAATTAAGTATAAAATTTAA
- a CDS encoding efflux RND transporter permease subunit has protein sequence MNFSQIFIQRPVMTTLLMVAIVVFGLVGYRYLPIAELPNVDFPTILVSASLPGASPETMASAVATPLEREFSTISGLKSMNSVNAKGQTQITLEFDLNRDIDAAAQDVQTAIARASRQLPTNMPNPPTYNKVNPADMPILYFAITSPTMPLYRLHEYADTLLAQNISMVNGVAQVQIFGAQKYAVRVRIDPRLIASKGIGIDEVEQAIKKGNVELPTGTLYGNYQAFTIEATGQLFNASHYNELIVKSKEGSPVRIKDIGEAIDSVENDKLAAWYGSEGKLQRAMVLAIYRQPGTNTVKVADDVKRKVEELRKQMPQSVSLHLLYDRSQSIKESVRDVQFTLLFTVFLVVMVIFVFLRRLSATVIPSVALPISIIGTFAVMYLLGYSLDNLSLMALTLSIGFLVDDAIVMLENIVRHVEKGEKSFEAALNGSREIWFTILSMTLSLVAVFIPVLFMGGIVGRLFKEFAVTISVAILISGLVSLTLTPMMCSRFIKVENQRHSRLYNALEKGFEWMVNLYKVSLSWSLRNHKLIMIGSALILCLTIYIFIKIPTGFLPSEDKSQIFVITEASEDISFDEMVRHQLQLAQIVLKEPAVQDFMTAVGPGPASPAPNNGRMFMHLKPLSERPHVDKLIEQLRPKLNSIPGLKVYPQNPPTIRIGGTLTKALYQFTLSGSDLQELYHHAQILEEKMKQIPIIQDVSSNLQIKTPQLNIEIDRSKAESLGVTADQIENALWDAFGSKWISTIYAPNNQYQVIVELKPEYQKDPSALSMLYIRSSKGELVPLNSVATVSQSIGPLTVNHTGQLPSVTISFNLKPGVSLGEAVTEIQKVAKATLPDTIMTSFQGAAQAFKESFKGLWFLLIVAVFVVYLVLGILYESFIHPLTILSALPFAGFGALVTLLVFGVELNIYAFVGIIMLIGLVKKNGIMMIDFALHAQRNEGMKPEEAIYSACLIRFRPIMMTTAAALFGALPIALGVGAGGEVRQPLGLAVVGGLLFSQMLTLFVTPVFYLYMDRLQRWLGRKR, from the coding sequence ATGAATTTCTCCCAGATTTTCATCCAGCGTCCCGTAATGACAACTCTTTTAATGGTTGCTATTGTTGTTTTTGGATTGGTGGGATATCGTTATCTTCCAATCGCTGAACTGCCTAATGTTGATTTTCCAACCATACTCGTTTCTGCTTCACTTCCAGGTGCTTCTCCTGAAACAATGGCATCTGCTGTTGCCACTCCACTGGAACGAGAGTTTTCAACAATTTCAGGATTGAAGTCAATGAATTCTGTTAATGCGAAGGGGCAAACTCAGATAACCCTTGAGTTTGATTTAAACAGAGACATAGATGCAGCAGCACAGGATGTGCAGACAGCAATTGCAAGAGCAAGCCGCCAACTTCCCACAAACATGCCAAATCCTCCAACTTATAATAAAGTTAACCCAGCTGATATGCCAATTCTTTATTTTGCAATTACTTCTCCCACTATGCCGCTCTACAGGCTCCATGAGTATGCTGATACACTTTTAGCTCAGAATATCTCAATGGTAAATGGAGTGGCACAGGTTCAGATATTTGGAGCTCAAAAATATGCTGTAAGAGTAAGAATAGACCCGAGACTTATAGCAAGCAAGGGAATTGGAATTGATGAGGTTGAACAGGCAATAAAAAAGGGGAATGTGGAACTTCCCACAGGCACGCTTTATGGTAATTATCAGGCATTTACCATTGAGGCAACAGGCCAGCTTTTCAATGCTTCCCACTACAATGAGCTGATAGTAAAAAGTAAAGAAGGCTCTCCTGTAAGAATTAAAGATATTGGAGAGGCTATTGACAGTGTTGAAAACGATAAACTTGCTGCATGGTATGGAAGTGAGGGAAAGCTTCAAAGAGCAATGGTTCTTGCCATTTACAGACAGCCCGGAACAAATACTGTTAAGGTAGCTGATGATGTAAAGAGGAAAGTGGAAGAGCTGAGGAAACAGATGCCACAAAGCGTTTCCCTCCATCTTCTTTATGATCGCTCTCAGTCAATAAAAGAGTCTGTAAGAGATGTTCAGTTTACTCTGCTTTTTACCGTGTTTTTAGTGGTTATGGTAATATTTGTCTTCTTAAGAAGACTTTCAGCTACTGTGATACCCTCAGTTGCCCTGCCAATCTCAATAATTGGAACATTTGCTGTTATGTATCTTCTTGGATACAGCCTTGATAATCTCTCCCTTATGGCACTTACTCTTTCCATTGGATTTCTCGTTGACGATGCTATTGTTATGCTTGAAAACATTGTCAGACATGTGGAAAAAGGAGAAAAATCCTTTGAGGCAGCTTTAAACGGCTCAAGGGAGATATGGTTTACAATTCTCTCAATGACTCTTTCACTTGTTGCAGTTTTTATTCCTGTGCTTTTTATGGGTGGAATTGTGGGAAGGCTTTTTAAGGAGTTTGCCGTAACCATCTCAGTTGCAATTTTGATTTCAGGCTTGGTCTCATTAACACTTACACCAATGATGTGTAGCAGATTCATTAAAGTAGAAAATCAAAGACATAGTAGACTTTATAATGCCTTAGAAAAAGGCTTTGAGTGGATGGTTAATCTTTATAAAGTGAGCTTGAGCTGGTCTTTGAGAAATCATAAATTAATAATGATTGGTTCTGCTTTGATTTTGTGTCTTACAATCTATATTTTTATAAAAATTCCTACAGGTTTTCTTCCAAGTGAAGATAAAAGCCAGATTTTCGTAATTACAGAAGCCTCAGAAGACATATCCTTTGATGAGATGGTGAGGCATCAGCTTCAGTTAGCTCAGATTGTTTTAAAGGAGCCAGCAGTTCAGGATTTTATGACAGCTGTGGGACCTGGTCCTGCCTCTCCTGCTCCAAATAATGGGAGAATGTTTATGCATTTGAAACCTCTTTCAGAAAGACCTCATGTGGATAAACTGATTGAGCAACTCAGACCAAAGCTTAACTCAATTCCCGGACTTAAGGTATATCCTCAAAATCCTCCAACAATCCGTATAGGAGGCACTCTAACAAAAGCCCTCTATCAATTTACCCTTTCAGGAAGTGATCTTCAGGAGCTTTATCATCATGCTCAGATTTTAGAAGAAAAGATGAAGCAGATTCCAATTATTCAGGATGTTTCATCAAATCTTCAGATAAAAACACCTCAGTTAAACATAGAAATTGATCGCTCTAAAGCAGAGTCTCTCGGTGTTACAGCAGACCAGATAGAGAATGCACTATGGGATGCCTTTGGAAGCAAGTGGATTTCAACAATTTATGCTCCAAATAATCAGTATCAGGTTATTGTTGAGTTAAAGCCTGAGTATCAGAAAGACCCTTCAGCACTTTCAATGCTTTATATTCGCTCTTCAAAAGGTGAGCTCGTACCCCTTAATTCTGTTGCCACTGTATCCCAGAGCATTGGTCCTTTGACAGTCAATCATACAGGTCAGCTTCCTTCAGTGACAATATCATTCAATCTTAAGCCAGGTGTCTCGCTTGGTGAAGCAGTAACTGAGATTCAAAAGGTTGCGAAGGCAACTTTACCAGATACAATAATGACAAGCTTTCAGGGTGCAGCTCAGGCATTTAAAGAGTCCTTCAAGGGACTGTGGTTTTTGCTTATTGTGGCAGTATTTGTTGTCTATTTAGTTCTTGGAATTCTTTATGAAAGCTTTATTCATCCATTAACAATCCTTTCAGCACTTCCCTTTGCTGGATTTGGAGCTCTTGTTACTCTGCTTGTCTTTGGAGTTGAATTAAATATTTATGCTTTCGTGGGAATAATAATGCTCATAGGACTTGTAAAGAAAAATGGAATAATGATGATAGACTTTGCCCTTCATGCTCAGAGAAATGAAGGTATGAAACCTGAGGAAGCAATCTACAGTGCCTGTCTTATAAGGTTTCGTCCAATAATGATGACAACTGCTGCAGCACTCTTTGGAGCTTTACCAATTGCTCTTGGAGTTGGCGCAGGTGGTGAGGTTCGTCAGCCACTTGGACTTGCTGTGGTAGGAGGCTTGCTTTTCTCCCAGATGCTTACACTTTTTGTTACTCCTGTGTTTTATCTTTACATGGATAGACTTCAGAGATGGCTTGGCAGGAAAAGATAA
- a CDS encoding efflux RND transporter periplasmic adaptor subunit, which yields MNIFKIISLIGCFFILFSCSKSTPKKQAPAVPVIVAQAVMKDVPVQITAVGNVEAYSSVTIKSRVEGQLIKANFKEGDEVKKGQLLFVIDPRPFEEAVRQAEANLLRDKAQLDFARADLERYDELLKEELVSRQQYEKIRTNYESLKATVKADQAILENARLQLSYCYIYSPIDGKIGALLVHPGNMIKANDTQIATINQIIPIFVRFSVPEQELFRIKKAMSEGMLKTEAIVKGVDANYAAQGRVVFIDNAVDVATGTVKLKAEFPNKDKMLWPGQFVNVVLTLGIKKNAVVIPYRALQTGQNAQYVWVVKDDKTAEMREVIPGLRIGDYVTIQKGLNVGEAVVVDGQLRLTPGVKVEIKK from the coding sequence ATGAACATATTTAAAATAATCTCATTAATTGGTTGCTTTTTTATTCTTTTTTCCTGTTCAAAATCTACGCCCAAAAAGCAGGCACCTGCTGTTCCTGTTATTGTTGCCCAGGCAGTTATGAAAGATGTGCCAGTTCAGATTACAGCAGTAGGAAATGTGGAAGCCTATTCTTCAGTAACAATAAAATCAAGAGTTGAAGGACAGCTTATCAAGGCAAACTTCAAAGAAGGTGATGAGGTCAAGAAAGGACAGCTTCTCTTTGTGATTGACCCAAGACCGTTTGAAGAAGCAGTAAGGCAGGCTGAGGCAAATCTTCTCAGAGACAAAGCACAGCTTGATTTTGCAAGGGCAGACCTTGAAAGGTATGACGAACTCCTAAAGGAAGAGCTTGTATCAAGACAGCAGTATGAGAAGATTCGCACAAACTATGAATCTCTTAAGGCAACTGTAAAGGCAGATCAGGCAATTTTAGAAAATGCAAGACTGCAACTTAGTTACTGCTATATCTACTCACCCATTGATGGCAAAATAGGAGCATTGCTTGTTCATCCGGGAAATATGATAAAGGCAAATGATACTCAGATTGCAACCATTAATCAGATAATACCTATATTTGTTCGCTTTTCAGTGCCAGAGCAGGAACTCTTTAGAATTAAAAAAGCAATGTCAGAGGGAATGCTTAAAACTGAAGCAATTGTCAAAGGTGTTGATGCAAACTATGCTGCACAGGGCAGGGTTGTATTTATTGACAATGCTGTTGATGTAGCAACAGGAACAGTAAAGCTTAAAGCAGAGTTCCCTAATAAAGACAAAATGCTTTGGCCCGGTCAGTTTGTTAATGTTGTTTTAACCTTAGGAATTAAGAAAAATGCCGTGGTTATTCCATATAGGGCTCTTCAGACAGGACAAAATGCTCAGTATGTATGGGTTGTTAAAGATGATAAAACTGCTGAGATGAGAGAAGTTATACCAGGGCTTAGAATAGGCGATTATGTAACAATACAAAAGGGATTGAATGTAGGGGAAGCTGTTGTTGTTGATGGACAGTTGAGACTTACACCAGGAGTAAAGGTGGAGATTAAAAAGTAA